A single window of Modestobacter italicus DNA harbors:
- a CDS encoding carbohydrate-binding domain-containing protein, with amino-acid sequence MKLTKLRHGLSAVALAAVLAGCSASGSTGTSTAAADSSAVVSDAVASSVGTTVTDALAANAAATDDPDAAAYDAADAVAVDLSADSTDAAGVTLADGTVTIGAAGNYVLSGTLAGQVVVDTDGAVTLVLDGADITSGTTAALAVMRAESAVVVLADGSSNSLADAAQYAAADEEPNAALYSAADLTITGTGALTVTGNANDGIAGKDALVVQSGTITVDAVDDGIRGKDLLVVRDGTLTVTAGGDGLKADDAEDAAAGYVYLAGGTVTVTAGGDGVQAVTDVLVGGGTLDVTAGGGSAQTVADDASAKGLKGDVSVVVGGGTVDVDAADDAVGSDGAVRITDGTLTLASGDDGVHADTDLTIAGGTLTVTGSYEGLESAAVTVAGGDVDVTASDDGVNVSDGTTSSGAMQGGGEGAQDVLLTISGGTLTVDSGGDGLDSNGSATMTGGTVTVSGPTDAGNGALDVNGTFVVSGGTLLATGSSGMLVSPDSSSTQGWVSAVLTSTAAAGDTVQLVAADGTVVGSTVVTKDAQAVVFSSADVTAGETYTVTVDGADAGTATAGEAAAGSGMGGMGGGPMGGGRPGDN; translated from the coding sequence ATGAAGCTCACCAAGCTCCGGCACGGCCTCTCTGCCGTCGCCCTCGCCGCCGTCCTCGCCGGGTGCTCGGCGTCGGGCAGCACCGGCACCAGCACGGCCGCCGCGGACAGCTCGGCCGTCGTCTCCGACGCCGTCGCCAGCAGTGTCGGCACCACCGTCACCGACGCGCTGGCGGCGAACGCGGCCGCCACCGACGACCCGGACGCCGCGGCCTACGACGCCGCGGACGCGGTCGCGGTCGACCTGTCCGCCGACTCCACCGACGCCGCGGGTGTCACCCTCGCCGACGGCACGGTCACCATCGGCGCGGCCGGGAACTACGTGCTCAGCGGCACGCTGGCCGGCCAGGTCGTCGTCGACACCGACGGCGCGGTGACCCTCGTCCTGGACGGCGCCGACATCACCTCCGGCACCACCGCGGCGCTCGCGGTGATGCGCGCGGAGTCTGCGGTGGTCGTGCTGGCCGACGGGTCGAGCAACTCCCTCGCCGACGCCGCGCAGTACGCCGCCGCCGACGAGGAGCCCAACGCCGCGCTGTACAGCGCCGCCGACCTGACGATCACCGGCACCGGCGCGCTGACCGTCACCGGCAACGCGAACGACGGCATCGCCGGCAAGGACGCCCTGGTCGTCCAGTCCGGCACGATCACCGTCGACGCGGTGGACGACGGCATCCGCGGCAAGGACCTGCTCGTCGTCCGGGACGGCACCCTCACCGTCACCGCCGGCGGCGACGGGCTCAAGGCCGACGACGCCGAGGACGCGGCGGCAGGCTACGTGTACCTGGCCGGCGGCACGGTCACCGTCACCGCCGGTGGCGACGGCGTCCAGGCGGTCACCGACGTGCTCGTCGGCGGTGGCACGCTCGACGTCACCGCGGGCGGCGGCAGCGCGCAGACCGTGGCCGACGACGCCTCCGCCAAGGGCCTGAAGGGCGACGTCAGCGTGGTGGTCGGTGGCGGCACGGTCGACGTGGACGCCGCCGACGACGCCGTGGGCAGCGACGGCGCGGTGCGCATCACCGACGGCACGCTGACCCTGGCCAGCGGCGACGACGGCGTGCACGCCGACACCGACCTCACCATCGCCGGCGGCACCCTCACCGTCACCGGCTCCTACGAGGGCCTGGAGAGCGCGGCGGTGACCGTCGCCGGTGGGGACGTCGACGTCACCGCCTCCGACGACGGCGTCAACGTGTCCGACGGGACGACGAGCTCCGGCGCCATGCAGGGCGGCGGCGAGGGCGCGCAGGACGTGCTGCTGACCATCAGCGGCGGCACGCTGACCGTCGACTCCGGGGGCGACGGGCTGGACTCCAACGGGTCGGCCACGATGACCGGCGGCACCGTCACGGTGAGCGGACCGACCGACGCCGGCAACGGCGCGCTCGACGTGAACGGCACCTTCGTGGTCTCCGGCGGGACGCTGCTGGCCACCGGCAGCTCCGGGATGCTCGTCTCCCCGGACAGCTCCTCGACGCAGGGCTGGGTCTCCGCCGTCCTGACCTCGACGGCTGCGGCCGGCGACACCGTGCAGCTCGTCGCCGCCGACGGCACCGTCGTCGGCTCCACCGTGGTGACCAAGGACGCGCAGGCGGTCGTGTTCTCCTCCGCCGACGTCACCGCGGGGGAGACCTACACGGTGACCGTCGACGGCGCCGACGCCGGCACCGCCACCGCGGGCGAGGCGGCGGCCGGCTCGGGCATGGGCGGCATGGGTGGCGGGCCGATGGGCGGCGGACGCCCCGGCGACAACTGA
- a CDS encoding VOC family protein encodes MRPIRVLTNLGVPDVEEAKGFYTGFLGLSTEEFSLGWVARFTSPDTGASVQLVTRDATAPEDSAMSVQTDDVDAAYAEAQQLGYEIVHPLTTEAWGVRFFVRAPDGTVVNIAGHAG; translated from the coding sequence ATGCGCCCGATCCGCGTCCTGACCAACCTCGGCGTCCCCGACGTCGAGGAGGCGAAGGGCTTCTACACCGGCTTCCTCGGGCTGAGCACCGAGGAGTTCTCGCTGGGCTGGGTCGCCCGGTTCACCTCACCCGACACCGGGGCGAGCGTCCAGCTGGTCACCCGGGACGCGACGGCGCCGGAGGACTCGGCCATGTCGGTGCAGACCGACGACGTCGACGCCGCCTACGCCGAGGCCCAGCAGCTCGGGTACGAGATCGTGCACCCGCTGACGACCGAGGCGTGGGGCGTGCGGTTCTTCGTCCGCGCCCCCGACGGAACGGTGGTCAACATCGCCGGGCACGCCGGCTGA
- a CDS encoding Gfo/Idh/MocA family protein: MTSPFIARPELLDADPLTATGRPVRWGVVATGAIAATVTADLALLPDAVLHAVSSRRADRAAEFAERFGFATSYSDTDERLGYQALFADPDVEAVYVATPHAQHAEVVAAALRAGKAVLCEKPLTINARETQQLVDLAREHDVFLMEAVWTRFLPSFQRALEIATSGEIGTVQWVGAEIGFRARQDPASRLWGRADGGGALLDLAVYPLLWAWGTLGLPEAVTALGTLNAEGVDAQNALTLIYASGAQAQITTSLLARSPNTVIVAGSEGWVRAQGPDAVYRPTRLDVEVSKGEVRTEEFELVGSGYVHELREVTRCLQQGLTESPVMPLEHSLATMRLLDGVRAQLGVVYPNDER, from the coding sequence GTGACCTCGCCGTTCATCGCCCGCCCCGAGCTCCTCGACGCCGACCCGCTGACCGCGACCGGGCGGCCCGTCCGGTGGGGCGTGGTGGCCACCGGCGCCATCGCCGCCACGGTGACCGCCGACCTGGCGCTGCTGCCCGACGCGGTGCTGCACGCGGTCAGCTCCCGGCGGGCCGACCGGGCCGCGGAGTTCGCCGAGCGGTTCGGTTTCGCCACCTCGTACTCCGACACCGACGAGCGGCTGGGCTACCAGGCGCTGTTCGCCGACCCCGACGTCGAGGCGGTCTACGTCGCCACGCCGCACGCCCAGCACGCCGAGGTGGTGGCCGCGGCGCTGCGGGCCGGCAAGGCGGTGCTCTGCGAGAAGCCGCTGACCATCAACGCCCGGGAGACGCAGCAGCTCGTCGACCTGGCCCGCGAGCACGACGTGTTCCTGATGGAGGCGGTCTGGACCCGGTTCCTGCCCTCCTTCCAGCGCGCCCTGGAGATCGCCACGTCCGGGGAGATCGGCACCGTGCAGTGGGTCGGCGCCGAGATCGGCTTCCGCGCCCGGCAGGACCCGGCCAGCCGGCTGTGGGGCCGGGCCGACGGTGGCGGCGCCCTGCTCGACCTCGCCGTGTACCCGCTGCTGTGGGCCTGGGGCACCCTCGGGCTGCCCGAGGCAGTGACGGCGCTGGGCACGCTGAACGCCGAGGGCGTCGACGCGCAGAATGCGCTGACCTTGATCTACGCCTCCGGCGCGCAGGCCCAGATCACCACCTCGCTGCTGGCCCGGTCGCCGAACACCGTGATCGTCGCCGGCAGCGAGGGCTGGGTCCGGGCGCAGGGGCCGGACGCCGTCTACCGGCCGACCCGGCTGGACGTCGAGGTGAGCAAGGGCGAGGTGCGCACCGAGGAGTTCGAGCTGGTCGGCTCCGGCTACGTGCACGAGCTGCGCGAGGTCACCCGCTGCCTGCAGCAGGGGCTCACCGAGAGCCCGGTCATGCCGCTGGAGCACTCGCTGGCCACCATGCGGCTGCTCGACGGCGTCCGCGCGCAGCTCGGCGTCGTCTACCCCAACGACGAGCGCTGA
- a CDS encoding FAD-dependent monooxygenase, which yields MTAVPASVPVLIVGGGPSGLAAAIELGRRGIDVLVVEPRTTLDPLRPRAKTTSVRTMEHLRRWGLADRLRTAAPLPVAHAQDVVFCTGLFGHEITRFPEAFGLTTSPRELYAEAGQQAPQPLVEQVLRDAVAELPTVTTLVGWRAVQVTDGPDAAQAVLEGPDGERHEVLADWLLGSDGSSGVSRRAVGARYEGSSGSLPNLSVTFRSADLETRELCALGVHYWVIGAERGGLMGRLDLDGTWWAIVQGVDATAGDVDPVALVRALAGADIDVDVLATDPWSARMLLVDRYRGQRVLLVGDAAHLNPPWGGHGFNTCVGDAVNLGWKLAAVLRGWAPEALLDSYEAERRPVAERTIAAAGAQEAFLAPSFAAGDLDDDGRRGVELRSAVAAALVVKDPEFHSLGLVLGYDYPDSPLVVPSGGPRPEPMVTTYTPSAHPGARLPHTWLPDGRSVYDLLGEEFTVLQLGPDADPRPLAEAAARADVPLQVVDLSAHPRLRELCGADLVLVRPDQHVAWRGEHVEDAEALLAQVTGAALATAVPN from the coding sequence ATGACCGCCGTGCCTGCCTCCGTGCCGGTGCTGATCGTCGGCGGTGGGCCCAGCGGCCTGGCCGCCGCGATCGAGCTCGGCCGCCGCGGCATCGACGTGCTCGTCGTCGAGCCGCGCACCACGCTCGACCCGCTGCGCCCGCGCGCCAAGACGACCAGCGTGCGCACCATGGAGCACCTGCGCCGCTGGGGGCTTGCCGACCGGCTGCGCACTGCGGCGCCGCTGCCGGTCGCGCACGCGCAGGACGTCGTCTTCTGCACCGGGCTGTTCGGCCACGAGATCACCCGGTTCCCGGAGGCCTTCGGGCTGACGACGTCGCCGCGCGAGCTGTACGCCGAGGCCGGCCAGCAGGCCCCGCAGCCGCTGGTCGAGCAGGTGCTCCGGGACGCCGTCGCCGAGTTGCCCACGGTCACCACCCTGGTCGGCTGGCGGGCGGTGCAGGTCACCGACGGCCCGGACGCCGCGCAGGCCGTGCTGGAGGGTCCGGACGGCGAACGGCACGAGGTGCTGGCCGACTGGCTGCTCGGCTCCGACGGCAGCTCCGGGGTGAGCCGGCGCGCCGTCGGTGCGCGCTACGAGGGTTCCTCGGGCAGCCTGCCGAACCTGAGCGTCACCTTCCGGTCCGCGGACCTGGAGACCCGGGAGCTGTGCGCGCTCGGCGTGCACTACTGGGTCATCGGCGCCGAGCGCGGCGGGCTGATGGGCCGGCTGGACCTCGACGGCACCTGGTGGGCGATCGTCCAGGGCGTCGACGCCACCGCCGGGGACGTCGACCCGGTGGCGCTGGTGCGCGCCCTGGCCGGTGCCGACATCGACGTCGACGTGCTGGCCACCGACCCGTGGTCGGCCCGGATGCTGCTCGTGGACCGGTACCGCGGCCAGCGGGTGCTGCTGGTCGGCGACGCCGCGCACCTGAACCCGCCATGGGGCGGGCACGGGTTCAACACCTGCGTCGGCGACGCGGTCAACCTGGGCTGGAAGCTCGCCGCCGTGCTGCGGGGCTGGGCCCCCGAGGCGCTGCTGGACAGCTACGAGGCGGAGCGGCGGCCGGTCGCCGAGCGCACCATCGCCGCCGCCGGCGCCCAGGAGGCGTTCCTCGCGCCGTCCTTCGCCGCCGGGGACCTGGACGACGACGGGCGGCGCGGCGTGGAGCTGCGATCCGCCGTCGCCGCCGCGCTGGTGGTCAAGGACCCGGAGTTCCACAGCCTCGGCCTGGTGCTGGGCTACGACTACCCGGACTCGCCGCTCGTCGTCCCGTCGGGCGGGCCGCGGCCGGAGCCGATGGTGACCACCTACACCCCCTCGGCGCACCCCGGGGCGCGGCTGCCGCACACCTGGCTGCCCGACGGCCGCTCGGTCTACGACCTGCTGGGCGAGGAGTTCACCGTGCTGCAGCTCGGCCCGGACGCCGACCCCCGGCCGCTGGCCGAGGCCGCGGCCCGCGCCGACGTACCGCTGCAGGTCGTCGACCTCAGCGCGCACCCCCGGCTGCGCGAGCTGTGCGGCGCCGACCTGGTGCTCGTCCGCCCCGACCAGCACGTGGCCTGGCGTGGTGAGCACGTCGAGGACGCCGAGGCGCTGCTCGCCCAGGTCACCGGCGCCGCCCTCGCCACCGCCGTCCCGAACTGA
- a CDS encoding DUF3500 domain-containing protein, whose protein sequence is MSGEFRQYLFSHDHPRLAEVRGMDPYAYREHARTPGTFTGGLVEGWTSLYLSEFRGVTSDGVLREDLYPLTPAEPGEEAPVAEMVAAAEDLLAALTPEDRARACFPVDAPEWQTWANPEFMQFDTGLRLELQPQEVRDKALALVGASLSPEGSRLVTAMMQINGFLGEVVDLESVLNEWSYNIAVYGTPDERAPWGWQLFGHHAAVNCLVVEGRMSVSPVFLGAEPDEIDAGPRAGLRDVFADRITLGTDLMAALTDEQRAEATVYAQMVDPAMPAGRVHPGDERHLAGAFQDNRVIPLEGVRVADLPEAAQRTALAIAEAFVRPLPEGPRRARLREVAAHLDETWFCWIGGWQPGDVFYYRVQSPVLIAELDHHCGVFLDYDTPQPFHVHTVLRTPHGNDYGRAWVRQWQAGRT, encoded by the coding sequence ATGAGCGGTGAGTTCCGGCAGTACCTCTTCTCGCACGACCACCCCCGGCTGGCCGAGGTCCGCGGCATGGACCCCTACGCGTACCGGGAGCACGCCCGCACCCCCGGCACCTTCACCGGCGGGCTGGTCGAGGGCTGGACTTCGCTGTACCTGTCCGAGTTCCGCGGGGTCACCTCCGACGGCGTGCTGCGCGAGGACCTGTACCCGCTCACCCCGGCCGAGCCCGGCGAGGAGGCGCCGGTGGCCGAGATGGTCGCGGCGGCGGAGGACCTCCTGGCCGCGCTGACCCCGGAGGACCGCGCCCGCGCCTGCTTCCCGGTCGACGCGCCGGAGTGGCAGACCTGGGCCAACCCGGAGTTCATGCAGTTCGACACCGGGCTGCGGTTGGAACTGCAGCCGCAGGAGGTCCGGGACAAGGCGCTCGCCCTGGTCGGGGCGTCGCTGTCGCCGGAGGGCTCCCGGCTGGTCACCGCGATGATGCAGATCAACGGCTTCCTCGGTGAGGTCGTCGACCTCGAGTCGGTCCTCAACGAGTGGTCCTACAACATCGCTGTCTACGGCACCCCCGACGAGCGCGCCCCCTGGGGCTGGCAGCTGTTCGGACACCACGCTGCGGTCAACTGCCTGGTCGTCGAGGGCCGGATGAGCGTGTCCCCGGTCTTCCTCGGCGCCGAGCCCGACGAGATCGACGCCGGCCCCCGCGCCGGGCTGCGCGACGTCTTCGCCGACCGGATCACCCTGGGCACCGACCTGATGGCCGCCCTCACCGACGAGCAACGCGCCGAGGCCACCGTGTACGCGCAGATGGTGGACCCGGCCATGCCCGCCGGCCGGGTGCACCCCGGCGACGAGCGGCACCTGGCCGGCGCATTCCAGGACAACCGGGTCATCCCGCTGGAGGGCGTCCGGGTCGCCGACCTGCCAGAGGCCGCGCAGCGAACGGCGCTGGCCATTGCGGAGGCCTTCGTGCGGCCGCTGCCCGAGGGGCCCCGCCGGGCCCGGCTTCGGGAGGTCGCCGCGCACCTGGACGAGACCTGGTTCTGCTGGATCGGCGGCTGGCAGCCCGGCGACGTCTTCTACTACCGCGTCCAGTCCCCGGTGCTCATCGCCGAGCTGGACCACCACTGCGGCGTCTTCCTCGACTACGACACCCCGCAGCCCTTCCACGTGCACACCGTGCTGCGCACCCCGCACGGCAACGACTACGGCCGGGCCTGGGTCCGGCAGTGGCAGGCCGGCCGGACCTGA
- a CDS encoding fumarylacetoacetate hydrolase family protein, with product MRIVGIRREGGPVEVAALSADGGQVTVLAGLADFWADAAGHLAGEATGETVAAGDVEFVPPVLPGARVICIGLNYLKHVAEGSYAAEGVPPYPTLFARWTQSLTVDGAPVPVPANEDGLDWEGEVMVYVGQTLLDATPEQALAAVVGYSTFNDLTSRRAQKLTSQWILGKNGDDSGPLGPLVPAAEVGDLRDGLRVRTRVNGETVQDGTTDQMVYTVGDTLALISQTFTLRPGDLLATGTPSGVGYSRTPPWLLQPGDVVEVEVDRLGVLRNTVVPNEARHER from the coding sequence ATGAGGATCGTGGGCATCCGCCGCGAGGGCGGCCCGGTGGAGGTGGCCGCGCTGTCCGCGGACGGCGGACAGGTCACCGTGCTGGCCGGGCTGGCGGACTTCTGGGCGGACGCCGCCGGGCACCTGGCCGGCGAGGCGACCGGCGAGACCGTGGCCGCCGGCGACGTGGAGTTCGTGCCGCCGGTGCTGCCCGGCGCCCGGGTGATCTGCATCGGGCTGAACTACCTCAAGCACGTCGCCGAGGGCTCCTACGCCGCCGAGGGCGTCCCGCCGTACCCGACGCTGTTCGCCCGGTGGACCCAGTCGCTGACCGTGGACGGCGCTCCGGTGCCGGTGCCGGCCAACGAGGACGGGCTGGACTGGGAGGGCGAGGTGATGGTCTACGTCGGGCAGACCCTCCTCGACGCCACTCCGGAGCAGGCGCTGGCCGCCGTCGTCGGCTACTCGACCTTCAACGACCTCACCTCGCGGCGGGCGCAGAAGCTCACCTCGCAGTGGATCCTCGGCAAGAACGGGGACGACTCCGGGCCCCTCGGCCCGCTCGTGCCGGCCGCCGAGGTCGGCGACCTGCGCGACGGACTGCGGGTGCGGACCCGGGTCAACGGGGAGACGGTGCAGGACGGCACGACCGACCAGATGGTCTACACCGTCGGCGACACCCTCGCGCTGATCTCGCAGACGTTCACCCTGCGCCCCGGTGACCTGCTGGCCACCGGCACGCCGTCCGGCGTCGGCTACTCCCGCACCCCGCCGTGGCTGCTGCAGCCCGGCGACGTCGTCGAGGTCGAGGTCGACCGGCTCGGCGTGCTCCGCAACACCGTGGTGCCCAATGAGGCGCGCCATGAGCGGTGA
- a CDS encoding alpha/beta hydrolase: MPAPALPLPPPAHAAPLPPARTGAGGVRVLTGVPYAALPGARPLELDLYLPADTGPAPVVVFLHGGGWRLGSRHTAGPAYRDADPTPFERVAQAGVAVASVDYRLSGEAIWPAQLHDAKAAVRWLRSRAAELGLDADRIASWGESAGGHLAELLGLTPDDAALEGEVGVTGPSSRVAAVAAWYAPSDLVGFTTDLGTDPTDRGTREAQLLGAPAAEVPDRAAQASPVTHASPAAPPFLLLHGRADRFVPCVQSERLAERLPDAELHTYDGADHMWLGAPDAATDALARTVAFMRRHLIDGDPA; this comes from the coding sequence GTGCCCGCCCCCGCCCTGCCGCTGCCCCCGCCTGCCCACGCCGCGCCGCTGCCGCCCGCCCGGACCGGCGCCGGCGGTGTCCGGGTGCTCACCGGCGTGCCGTACGCGGCGCTGCCCGGCGCGCGGCCGCTGGAGCTGGACCTGTACCTCCCGGCGGACACAGGCCCCGCGCCGGTCGTGGTGTTCCTGCACGGCGGCGGCTGGCGGCTGGGCAGCCGGCACACCGCCGGGCCCGCCTACCGGGACGCCGACCCGACCCCGTTCGAGCGGGTCGCGCAGGCCGGCGTCGCGGTGGCGAGCGTGGACTACCGGCTCTCCGGCGAGGCGATCTGGCCCGCCCAGCTGCACGACGCCAAGGCCGCCGTCCGCTGGCTGCGCTCCCGCGCGGCGGAGCTGGGTCTGGACGCCGACCGGATCGCCTCGTGGGGCGAGTCGGCCGGCGGGCACCTGGCCGAGCTGCTCGGCCTCACCCCGGACGACGCGGCGCTGGAGGGCGAGGTCGGCGTGACCGGCCCGTCGAGCCGGGTGGCCGCCGTCGCCGCCTGGTACGCCCCCAGCGACCTCGTCGGCTTCACCACCGACCTCGGCACCGACCCGACCGACCGCGGGACGCGGGAGGCGCAGCTGCTCGGCGCACCCGCGGCGGAGGTGCCCGACCGGGCAGCGCAGGCCAGCCCGGTCACCCACGCCTCCCCCGCCGCACCCCCCTTCCTGCTGCTGCACGGCCGGGCCGACCGGTTCGTCCCGTGCGTGCAGAGCGAGCGGCTCGCCGAGCGGTTGCCCGACGCCGAGCTGCACACCTACGACGGCGCCGACCACATGTGGCTCGGCGCCCCCGACGCGGCCACCGACGCGCTGGCCCGCACCGTCGCCTTCATGCGGCGGCACCTGATCGATGGGGACCCGGCATGA
- a CDS encoding quercetin 2,3-dioxygenase: protein MSFEYLIDPAKGPQWQGVLPGKPQPYVLRRGEGEHAKLFGDVFTVLLSGDETENQFGIITSSSPAGDVIPTHSHNATHETFYVLEGKVRLFFEDGEGAKQSQLLTPGDFGYVPAGFAHAYQIVEDARMMGTLSGGFERFFQHMGTPTDSTSPDQPPFIPDFPRMQAAAQQHNMQFMRDFEWPEPTA, encoded by the coding sequence ATGAGCTTCGAGTACCTGATCGACCCCGCGAAGGGTCCGCAGTGGCAGGGCGTGCTGCCCGGCAAGCCGCAGCCCTACGTCCTCCGCCGCGGCGAGGGCGAGCACGCCAAGCTCTTCGGCGACGTGTTCACCGTGCTCCTCTCCGGCGACGAGACCGAGAACCAGTTCGGCATCATCACCAGCAGCTCCCCCGCCGGCGACGTCATCCCGACGCACTCGCACAACGCGACCCACGAGACGTTCTACGTGCTCGAGGGCAAGGTCCGGCTGTTCTTCGAGGACGGCGAGGGCGCCAAGCAGTCCCAGCTGCTCACGCCCGGCGACTTCGGCTACGTGCCGGCCGGCTTCGCGCACGCCTACCAGATCGTGGAGGACGCCCGGATGATGGGCACCCTCTCCGGCGGGTTCGAGCGGTTCTTCCAGCACATGGGCACGCCCACGGACTCGACGAGCCCTGACCAGCCGCCGTTCATCCCCGACTTCCCGCGCATGCAGGCGGCCGCGCAGCAGCACAACATGCAGTTCATGCGCGACTTCGAGTGGCCCGAGCCCACCGCCTGA
- a CDS encoding dihydrodipicolinate synthase family protein: MPLFTGVGVALVTLFRPDGTLDAPVTADLAARLAGLGVRCVLVAGTTGEAATLTPDERDELITAVRAGLPADVPVLAGTGAPTGRQAAELTERAFAAGADAVLALSPPGVADPRPYYEAIAKAATGPLLAYHFPGASQPGIPVDLLPELPVSGLKDSSGDAARMLHEREVFPGDLYTGATSLLGLCGTTGAAGGLVAAANAAPEDCVAAFAGNGAAQVRAQAADRAAAVDFPAGYKRAAAERFGTSVVTRVGL, encoded by the coding sequence ATGCCCCTGTTCACCGGCGTCGGCGTCGCCCTGGTCACCCTCTTCCGCCCCGACGGCACCCTGGACGCGCCGGTCACCGCCGACCTCGCGGCGCGGCTGGCCGGGCTCGGCGTGCGCTGCGTCCTCGTCGCCGGGACGACGGGGGAGGCGGCCACGCTCACCCCGGACGAGCGCGACGAGCTCATCACCGCCGTCCGTGCCGGCCTGCCCGCCGACGTGCCCGTGCTCGCGGGCACCGGTGCACCGACCGGGCGGCAGGCCGCGGAGCTGACCGAGCGCGCCTTCGCCGCCGGCGCCGACGCCGTCCTCGCGCTGTCCCCGCCCGGGGTCGCCGACCCGCGGCCGTACTACGAGGCGATCGCCAAGGCGGCGACCGGTCCGCTGCTGGCCTACCACTTCCCGGGCGCGTCGCAGCCCGGCATCCCCGTCGACCTGCTGCCCGAGCTGCCGGTGAGCGGGCTGAAGGACTCCTCCGGCGACGCCGCCCGGATGCTGCACGAGCGGGAGGTCTTCCCCGGCGACCTGTACACCGGTGCGACCAGCCTGCTCGGCCTGTGCGGGACGACCGGTGCGGCCGGGGGTCTGGTGGCGGCGGCCAACGCGGCCCCCGAGGACTGCGTCGCGGCGTTCGCCGGGAACGGTGCCGCCCAGGTGCGGGCCCAGGCAGCCGACCGGGCGGCCGCCGTCGACTTCCCCGCCGGCTACAAGCGCGCCGCCGCCGAGCGCTTCGGCACCTCCGTCGTCACCCGGGTCGGTCTCTGA